In Lysinibacillus sp. 2017, the DNA window ACAAAGCTAAAGTTCGTGGTACGGCTGCATTATCTACGATTACAATCGTATTATTCTACATGATCGCACAACTTGTAGGTGCTGGTGCCTTAATTCAATTACTACTTGGTATTGATTACTGGATGGCCGTACTTCTAGTAGGTGTCATGATGACTGTCTATGTATTATTCGGTGGTATGACAGCAACTTCTTGGGTTCAAATTATTAAAGCTTGTTTATTAATGTTAGGTACTGTCATTATTTCATTCTTAGTATTAGCTAAATTTGACTTCAGTATTGCGACGATGTTCTCACAAATGGCAACAGTAACTGAACATGGTGAAGCATACTTAAACCCAGGTCTACGTTATACAGATGGTATTGATACGATTTCGATGTTAATCGCTTTAGTACTTGGTACAGCGGGTCTTCCACACATCTTAATGCGTTTCTTCACTGTAAAAGATGCAAAAACAGCTCGTTCTTCAGTAATTTGGGCTACTTGGATCGTAGGTTTATTCTATGTATTAACAATTTTCTTAGGCTTCGGTGCAGCAGCATTCGTAGGTAAAGATGCAATCATAGCGGCAAACCCAGCCGGTAACATGGCGGCTCCACTATTAGCAAAAGCGCTAGGTGGCGACATTTTATTCTCATTCGTATGTGCAGTAGCATTCGCAACAATCTTAGCGGTAGTAGCAGGTTTAGTACTTTCAGGTGCATCTGCCCTATCACATGATATTTATGGGCAAATTATTAAAAAAGGTAAGGTTACTGAAAAAGAGCAAGTGAAAGCTGCTCGTATCGGTTCAATCATTATCTCAATCGTTTCTATTTTATTAGCTTTAGGTGCTCAAACACTTAACGTAGCATTCTTAGTATCATTAGCATTCTGTATTGCCGCTTCATCTAACTTACCAGTAATTATTTTCACAATTTACTGGAAACGTTTCAACACAACTGGTGCGGTTTCAGCAATGTTAACAGGTTTAATCTCAGCATTAGTATTAGTAGCCGTGTCTCCAAACGTTTGGAACGCAGTTGAAGGCAAAGCCATCTTTGTTGGTGAGCCACTAATTATGCTAACAAACCCAGCGATTATCTCTGTTCCACTTGGTTTCATCGGTGGTTTCGTTGGTACATTATTATCTAAAGAAAAAGACGAAGCGAAATACCGTGAAGTTGAAGTTAAAGCTCAAACTGGTATTTCTGTACAAGACGCTTCTCACTAATATGGACTTCCCCTAATTCACAATTAAGGGACAAAAAAATCAGCTTCTAACATTAGTTAGAGGCTGATTTTTATATGGTTTTATAAGAATCTGTAATTTTTAGTAGACTATTCATGATACAATATTGACGCAGCATCCAGCTGACTCCTTTATGTAAAGGAGGTGTACTACTGTGTCTTATCCATCACGCAAACATAGGGCTAAGGCTGTTTCGAAAAAGAAACGTAACGAAAAACTCGCCATTTTTCGTTATGTGACAGACTTTTTTCGTCTTGTCGATACAATTTATCGTCTTTTCCGAATGATGCTGTAAAAAACATAGTTTGTTTCACCACTTTGACTAGCCATCTTAGTGGTGTTTTTTGTGAAAAATAAAAAGCGACTGGGGGCCACCCAATCGCCTTTGTACTACTGTAGATCCATCACGCATGAATCTTACTAACTTCATTGTATGAAAGTATTTCTCCCATGTCAATGAATTGATTTTATAATATGCTATGATTGCTCAATTTATACCTTTAATAAAATATATAGCCATTCAATTCCTCATGCATTGCCTTTTTACGTGGATAGCTTTTTATTAAGTATACCTTTAACTCTTCCGCGCGTTCATCATAGCCTATATCACGCATTCGACTTAAAATAACCGCTAACGTACGATACGTTTCACGATTATTCGCAACTTCTGCCGTTTCGAGTAACAAAAGCGTATGAAGGGTTTCCACTTCAGTTGGAAAATGAGGTTGTAAGGCTTGACCAAAGCGTAAAATCCGTTGCTTGTTTTCCTCACAATAGCTTAATAATTTTTCAAAGCGCCCTTCCGCTTCTAAAATATATACATAATGGTAGGGTCTTTCCTCTTGTTCTTCAAATACCAAAAACAATTCATCCATAATTTCTTGCCATGCAGTTACATCCTTTTGATAAATGTCCTTCATCATCTGATATTCTTCCATACGACCATTTGCCATCAATTCAAATGCGATTGTACGCTGGGCAATTGGATTTCCTAATATCCCGTGAATGTTAAACGCCGTGAACAACCACTGATTTTTATAGTCTTTGCTTGTTTCCGCGCTTTCAATGCCATCTGCACATAGGGAAAGTGCTTCATCCAATTTATTTCGCTCCACAGCAGCCTGGATAACTTCTGTACGAACTTCTTCAGGTAGCGAACTCATCGTATAGTAAGCCTCAAGCTCTTCTTCTGTCCCTACTTCCTTAACAACATGAAGTTCGAGTAACTTGAGTAAATCAGGGTTATTCGATGTCTCGTAACGCTTATGTAATGTTTCAAGCAAATAATCCTTTGAATCCGCTAATTTACTAATTGCAACGGCCCCTTCAAATAAAAAGACATTTGGTTTATTCATTAATGCATACAGATTAAATTTTGATAGTAAATGCTGTGTTAGTTTGATTGCATCTTCTTTCGTATCAATCGATTCGATTACTACGTCAAATGTTGCATACATCGCTTCTGTGATCATGTCATAAATCCACATTTCACAATAGTCTTCTATTGGCCATAATGTTTCTACACAATGAAGTACGAGGTCGAGTGCGTGAAGTGGATTCTCATTCACTATTGTTTCTATTTCATCCAACACTTCATATAATCCTTCAAAGGCAGTTCCAACTTGAGACTCATCTAAATATTGTTTACGAATAAATGGATTTAATCGTCTTAAAATACGTATTTCCGCTTCATCAATTGTTAAAATTTTAGATTGTTTGTTTTGTTGTGGGAGCCATTTCTTTAGAAGCAAGGGATTTTCATGTAAAATATCTGAAATAATTACGAGCAATTCTTCTTTTGTTTTATCTTGAAAAAACGGAGTGAAATTATTCTCTTTTAACGCATTTATTTCTCCACGAATTGTAAAATACATCGCAATTTCATGTTTGCATGTTCCATTAAAAGGACATGTACAAACAGATTCAGTAATAGTATCCCCATTAAGTTCCACATAGACAAAATAATCATCTGTACCGATTACTTTTGCACGCCATGCATTCACAGCAATTTGTTCAAATGAATGAATCGCACCATCTTTAAAGTAGTTTTTACCCCTTGATAAAATCACTTTCGATACACTTTTTTCAAACTGATGAATATTCATTGGAACCACCTATCTACAAATTTAAATTTTTGTCTTATTATAACATGCTTCTATGTATATTTAAGCAAAAAAGCGATTGGGGCATCGCACCAATCGCTTTAATACTTTTTATTCTTTATGCACCACATAAGCGCGAATTAACGCACCATCGCCCTCTGTATCAATACGTAGGGAACCGTTAGAATAGCGATCCGCTCGTGTTAAGTTTGTTACTTGTATGGTTTCTTGTACACCTTTTTCAGTTTCAACTGTGATTGAATTTCTAAAGTTTACAACTAAAATGGTAAAAATCCGGTGTGGATTTGATTTTAACTCTTTTAATATGACAACCCCGCGTTTTGCACGGTTTCCTAACTCTACTTCATTCAGAAGCATTCGTTTGACAGCACCGCGCTGTGTCACAATAATTAATTCCTCATCTGAACTTGGATTTAAAATGGCAATGGCCGCTAAGTGCTCGCCATCTTTTATAATAATTCCTTTAACCCCAGCAGTTTTTGCACCCGTAACTGGTAGATCATTCATTGGGAAACGGATTGTATAGCTTGTATTTGTTGAAAGTAATACTTCTTCTTGCTCTGTTACCAGTGCAGCGAAAATCATTTCGTCTTCGCCTTTAACATTCATGGTTTTAATTGGTTTTGAATAACGTGTTACGACATAATCAGCAAGTGCAGAACGCTTAATTTGGCCTTCTTTTGTTGCAGTGAATATATACTTGTCTGGCTGTTCAAACGTTTCAATACCGATAACCTGAATAATTTCCTCTGCTGTATCAATTGGTACAATACTTGAAATATGCTGACCTAAGTCTTTCCAACGAATGTCAGGCAGTTCATGGACTGGTTGATAAATATAATTTCCTTTACTTGTGAATAATAGTAAATGATGTTGCGTGTTTAAGTTTGCTTCATATAATAAGAAGTCTGATTCTTTCATCGCGAAGTCTTTGCCGTTCGATGCATTATGTGAGCGAAGACTTGTACGTTTCACATATCCATCCTTCGTCACAGTAACAACAACTTCCTCACTTGGAACTAAAACGTCACGATTTATTTTAATCTCTTCAATTTCTGCTTCAATTGTAGACATACGTGGTAAAGCAAAACGTTTTTTAATATCTAATAACTCAGATTTAATGACACGAATCAATTTCTTTTCGTCATCTAAAATAGCAGTTAATTTCACAACAAGCTCATCTAATTCAGCTTGTTCATTTTGAAGCTCTGTAATATCGGTATTAGTTAAACGATACAGTTGTAAGCTGACAATTGCTTCAGCTTGAACTTCTGTAAAGCTAAACTTTTCGATAATATTATTTTTCGCATCACGTTTATCTTTAGATCCACGAATCGTTTCGATCACTTCATCTAAAATCGATATCATTTTCATTAAACCTTCAACGATGTGAAGTCGGTCCTGGGCACGTTTCAAATCGAATTTTGAACGACGAAGGATAATTTCCTTTTGGTGACCGATATACGCGTCAAGCATTAATGGCAATGTCATCATCGTTGGACGACGGTTATGAATCGCAATCATATTAAAGTTGTAAGACACTTGTAAATCTGTAGATTTAAATAAGAAATGCAAAATACCTTGGGCTGGAACGTCCTTCTTCAACTCAATAACTATACGTAGACCATCACGGTCGGATTCATCACGAATTTCAGAGATGCCATCTAAACGGCGGTCATTGACACGTAGCTCATCCATTTTACGAATCATATTCGCTTTATTTACTTCGAATGGAATTTCTGAAATCACGATTTGCTCTTTATTGCCTTTTAATGCTTCAATTTCTGTACGAGAACGAACGATTATTTTCCCTTTACCAGTCTCATACGCTTTTTTAATACCATCAATTCCTTGTATAATCCCACCAGTTGGGAAATCAGGACCTTTAACGATGGTCATTAGTTCGTCAACCGTACAATCTTTGTTGTCTAAACGCATTAAAACCGCGTCTAAGATCTCTTGCAGGTTATGGGGTGGAATATCCGTTGCATAGCCTGCAGATATCCCTGTAGCCCCGTTAACGAGTAAATTTGGGAAACGTGAAGGTAATACGGTCGGTTCCATATCTTGATCATCAAAGTTTGGAACAAATTCAACCGTATTTTTATTTAAATCACGTAGCATTTCTGCAGCAATTGAAGAAAGTCTTGCTTCTGTGTAACGCATCGCAGCTGGTGGATCCCCATCAACTGAACCATTGTTACCATGCATTTCGATTAACATATGACGGCTTTTCCAGTCTTGACTCATACGGACCATTGCTTCATACACAGAAGAATCACCGTGTGGATGGTAGTTACCGATTACGTTACCAACTGTTTTAGCTGATTTACGGAATGGCTTTTCATTTGTATTGCCTTCATTGAACATCGCAAATAAAATACGACGTTGTACTGGTTTTAGACCGTCTCGTGTATCTGGTAATGCACGGTCTTGTATAATATATTTTGAATAACGACCAAAACGATCGCCCATGACTTCTTCTAAAGGTAAATCTTGAAATTTTTCAACAAAGCTCATTATTCGTTAACCTCCTCATGCTGGATGAATTCATTTTCTAAAATGCTTGCATCCTCTTCCATGCCGAAGTTGACATTTGATTCAATCCATTTACGGCGCGGTTCTACTTTATCGCCCATTAATGTCGTTACACGACGTTCTGCACGTGCACCGTCTTCGATTTTTACGCGAATTAACGTACGTGTTTCAGGATTCATTGTCGTATCCCATAATTGGTCAGCATTCATTTCTCCAAGCCCTTTATAACGCTGTAGGATATAGCCTTTACCGATTTTGTTAATCGCTGCTGCTAGTTCGTTTTCTGTCCAAGCATATTCTTGAATTTGCTTTTTCCCAGATCCTTTTGACACTTTATAAAGTGGCGGCAAGGCGATGTATACTTTGCCCGCCTCAATTAGTGGTCGCATGTAACGATAGAAGAATGTTAATAGTAGCACTTGGATATGTGCACCATCTGTATCGGCATCGGTCATAATAACCACTTTATCGTAAGCAGCATCCGCTACAGTGAAGTCCGCGCCAACACCTGCTCCAATTGTATGAATAATCGTAGAAATTTCTTCGTTCTTCATAATATCTTGAAGTTTTGCTTTTTCAGTATTAATGACTTTACCACGCAGTGGCAAAATGGCTTGGAACGTACGGTCGCGCCCTTGCTTTGCTGAACCACCAGCAGAGTCACCCTCTACTAAGTAAAGTTCATTACGCGCCGCATTTTTTGATTGTGCGGGCGTTAGTTTACCTGAAAGAAGTGTGCTAGACTTTTTCTTTTTGCCATTACGTGCATCATCACGCGCTTTACGTGCAGCTTCACGAACTTGCTGTGCACGAATAGCTTTACGAACAAGTGATGATGATAATTCAGCATTTTCTTCTAATACGTACATTAGTTGTTCAGATACAACCGTATCAACAGCAGCACGTGCTTCAGACGTACCTAATTTGCCCTTCGTTTGCCCTTCAAATTGAAGTATATTTTCTGGAATACGAACGGAAATAATAGCCGTTAATCCTTCACGAATATCCGAGCCATCTAAATTTTTATCTTTTTCTTTTAATAAGCCTACTTTACGGGCATATTCGTTAAACGCACGTGTTAATGCAGATTTCGCACCCGTTTCATGTGTACCACCATCTCGCGTACGGACATTGTTTACAAATGAAAGAATTGTTTCTGAGTATGCATCATTGAATTGGAAAGCAAATTCAACTTCGATTTCCTGTAGTATACCTTCCACATATTTCACTGGATGTAGTACGTCTTTTTCTTCATTTAAATATGTAACAAACGCTTCAATACCATTTTCATAATGGAAAACATCCTGTTGACCTTCGCCACGTTCATCAATTAACTCAATTTTTAGCCCTTTTAATAAAAATGCTGACTCACGTAGACGTTCAGCCAAAGTATCGTAATTATATTTCGTGACAGAGAAAATCGATGGATCTGGTAAGAAATGAACTAGTGTACCTACTTCTTTTGATTTTCCTAAAGTATCAAGTGAGGTTACAGGTTTTCCGCCATTTTCAAAGCGTTGACGATATATTTGACCCTCGCGGTGAATCGTAACTTCTAAAAATACCGATAAAGCGTTTACAACCGATGAACCAACACCGTGTAAACCGCCACTTGTTTTGTAACCACCTTGTCCAAATTTACCACCAGCATGGAGCACAGTGAAAATGACTTCTGGTGTAGGCTTGCCCATTTTATGCATACCTGTAGGCATCCCACGACCAAAATCTCGAACACTTATACTATTATCTCCATGAATTTTAACGATGATATGATTCCCAAATCCAGCAAGTGCTTCATCCACTGCATTGTCTACAATCTCATACACTAAGTGGTGAAGACCTCGGCTATCAGTAGAACCAATATACATCCCCGGTCTTTTTCGTACGGCTTCTAAACCTTCTAATACTTGAATGGCATCTTCATTATAAGAAATACCGGTCTGGTTTTTTACCAATTGTAATCCCCTCCAAAAATACAAACAAACGTTCTGTTATCATCCTAATCGTACTGCCAAAAATGAGAAGTGTCAATGATCGACGTAACAAATTAGGCTTTGCAAAGACTAATTGTATCATCAACAACCACGCTTTTAAAGCATATCCTCTAGCTCATTTCGCTTAAATGTAACTATTTTCCTGCAAATGCAAAATATTTTGATAAAACGAAACATTAATTATTCGTTTTTTTCTCTTCCTTAACGTATTGTTAGATGAATGAATCAATCGGGATTTTACAGGCTCATAACCTCCCTCCTATCCTTTCTATTTGTTTAAGCCTTGAGCTAGATGTCATACTTTTTGGATAACGCGGGATTTAAATAATACCTCTTTCCTTCTATATAAAAACGGTGTAAACTATTCATTACATACTATTAGTACCAAGTAGTAATTCTTAAAATTGAAAGGAGCACAACTCTTGATCAATGCAGTAATTTTCATTTGTGCTTATTTATTAGGTTCCATTCCTTCTGCTTTATGGATTGGTAAAATCTTTTACAAAACAGATATTCGCCAACAAGGTAGCGGCAATTTAGGAACGACCAACACATTCCGTGTGTTAGGAAAAAAACCAGGCATTGCCGTGCTGTTGATGGATATTTTAAAAGGGACAGCAGCAGTTCTTCTTCCGCTCTTACCTATATTTGATAACAGTACAATTCACCCTCTTATTTTAGGCATTGTGGCCGCTGTCGGTCATATGTTCCCGATTTTCGCTAGTTTCCGCGGAGGTAAAGCCGTTGCAACAAGCGCTGGTATTATTTTAGGCTATCAATTACCGCTATTTTTAATACTACTAGTTGTATTTTTAATTGCATTAAAATTAACGAAGATGGTTAGTTTCGCATCATTGACTGCTTCTTCAGCAGCGATTATCTACGTTATTGTTTATTGGTTTGTTGAAGGTGAAGTAGCATTACTTATATTAGTAGCCTTTTTAGCTGGATTTATTTTCTATCGTCATCGTGAAAATATTAAGCGTATTAAAAACGGTACAGAACCTAAAATTAAAGGTTTCTAACTCTCTCATTACGAGAGAGTTTTTTGTTTTTGAAAGATTCACGCTTTTAAGGCATAATGATTTTAGAGGTGAGCATATGGAAATCAAACTATCAAAAGAAGCAATTGAATGGTTCCATCGTGAAATGGAAGTTGAAAAAGGTGATACGATTCGTTTTTATGCACGTTACGGAGGTTCTTCCCCATTTCACGAAGGTTTTTCTTTAGGAATGAATCGCGAACAGCCACATGAAATTGGCATTGAAACAGTGATTAATGACATTCACTTCTATATTGAAAAGGCAGATGAATGGTTTTTTAACGAGCATCATTTAGTTGTCGATGTCGATGCTGTGAATGATGAATTAAGCTATTCTTACGAAGAATAATTTAAATTTTTCGAATAGATTGTTATCCCCTTTTTTTATAAGAAATCGTTATAATGTCTTAAGACGACTTAGACTTTTTGAACAATGAGGGATAACAATTGAAATCGAATCAAGCATTATATTGGCGATGTACTTTTTTCTTAGCAGGGATCATTGTATTATCTTTAGGTATTGCGCTTACTATTAAGGGACAAATGCTCGGTGTGGGCTCATGGGATGTGCTTCACATTGGACTATCCAACAAATTGGGCTTAACCGTTGGGACATGGTCTATTATATTAGGGTTAATTATTTTAGCGATTGACGCGATGTTTTCAAAACGCTTACCAAAAGTAGGGACATACTTAGATATGTTTTTAACTGGTATTTTCATGGATATTTTTCTGTTATTCTTGCCTGATGCACATGGCTGGCTAGAGCAAAGTATTGCATTTATAATGGGTGTCATTCTATTAGGCTTAGGCTGCGGAATGTATATGGTAGCAAATATCGGTATCGGTCCTCGCGATACATTAATGTTACTTCTTGTACACCGTGTTGGCTGGTCAGTCACACGCGCACGTACAACAATGGAAGTAAGTGTTGCAATTATCGGTTTCGCATTAGGCGGTCCCGTTGGTATTGGCACAGTATTTATGGCATTTGGACTCGGACCAATCGTTCAATGGGCTCTCAAATTAAATGAAAAGCTTTTTTATCGTGCAACGGGTGTAGAAAGCGCGGTAATTTAATAGAATCAGTTTAGCTAGAAAGCGAGCATTTTGTTCGTTTTCTTTTTTTATACAAAGAATTAAGCTTATGTTCAAAAATAACTTTCTGAATTTTTTGAAAAGGTGCATAGTTATAGGTGGAGGTGTCTCTTATGATACATATTGAAAATATCCATTTATATCGAAATGAAAAAGTCATTTTAGATAATTTATCTTGGCATGTTGAAAAAGGTCAGCATTGGGCAATTCTTGGTTTGAATGGCTCAGGTAAAACGACATTATTAAAAGTAATTAACGGCTATATTTGGCCAAATGACGGGACGGTGCAAGTACTTGGTGAAACGTATGGTCAAACATATATTCCAAAGCTTCGTACACGCATCGGTTGGGTAAGTAATGCCATGATTGATAACTTTAACTGGCATGATTTTGCGATTGAAATTGTATTAAGTGGGAAATTTGGTGCACTTCGTCTATTTGAAAAAGTTACAGACGAAGAAATCGAACAGGCAGTCTCTATTATGAAACATTTTAACTGTCAGCATTTAGCCAATAAGCCATTTGAACAACTTTCTCAAGGTGAAAAGCAACGAGTACAAATAGCTCGGGCATTAATGGCAGAGCCTGAAATTTTAATATTAGATGAACCATGTGGTGGCTTAGATTTAATTGAACGGGAAAATTTACTACGAACAATTGAACAAATTGCTGAAGATGAAGATGGTCCAACACTCATTTATGTGACACATCATGTAGAAGAAATCCTACCTTGTTTCACCCATGTATTGTTAATGAAAGACGGGAAAAACATGGTAACTGGGAAACGGGAATTAATTGTAACTGAAGAAACGTTAGGTGAATTTTTCGGTCGATCGGTAAGCTTACAAATTGAACGCGACCGCGCTTGGGTTGCATTGAAATAAAATAAAATAACGCGAGGAAAACATTGACTGTTTTCTTCGCGTTTTCATTTTAAATATGATAGTCCAAATTTTCGTCGACATAATGCCAAACGTAAGGTGTCTCTTGGTATACGTAATAGTTCAACCAGTTATAGAACAATAAATGTGAATGCGCACGCCAGCTATTTTTCGGTGTTTGTAGTGGGTCATTATTTGGAAAATAATTCACCGGAATCTCTGTATGTTCAGGATCCTTTTCAATATCCCGGAAATATTCATCAGAAAGCGTGGTAGCATCGTACTCTAAATGGCCCGTAATCATAATATGCTTATTGTTTTTAGATTGTACGATAAAGACACCTGCTTCATCAGAATAGCTAAGTAAACGTAAGTTAGGGTTTGCTCGCACTTCGTCAATAGAAACCGACGTATGACGTGAATGTGGCGCGACGTATTCATCACTAAATCCGCGCACTAAATCCGTAGTTAAATCAGTAATAACATGTGAATACACACCCGAGCATTTCTTTGGTAATTCGAACTTTCCTATGCCGAAATGATGATATAGTGCAGCTTGTGCGCCCCAACAAATATACATAATCGACGTTACATTTTTATCCGCCCAATCCATAACCTTCGTGATTTCTTGCCAGTAACCAACCTCTTCAAAAGCCATTTTCTCGACTGGTGCACCGGTAAAAATCATGCCATCATAACGACGATGCTTGATTTCTTCAAAGGTTTGATAAAACGTATCTAAATGCGATTTGGACACATTTTTAGATTCATAGGTTGCTGTATTTAAAAACGTCACATCTACTTGCAACGGCGTATTCCCTAAAAG includes these proteins:
- a CDS encoding HesB/YadR/YfhF family protein, with product MEIKLSKEAIEWFHREMEVEKGDTIRFYARYGGSSPFHEGFSLGMNREQPHEIGIETVINDIHFYIEKADEWFFNEHHLVVDVDAVNDELSYSYEE
- a CDS encoding ABC transporter ATP-binding protein yields the protein MIHIENIHLYRNEKVILDNLSWHVEKGQHWAILGLNGSGKTTLLKVINGYIWPNDGTVQVLGETYGQTYIPKLRTRIGWVSNAMIDNFNWHDFAIEIVLSGKFGALRLFEKVTDEEIEQAVSIMKHFNCQHLANKPFEQLSQGEKQRVQIARALMAEPEILILDEPCGGLDLIERENLLRTIEQIAEDEDGPTLIYVTHHVEEILPCFTHVLLMKDGKNMVTGKRELIVTEETLGEFFGRSVSLQIERDRAWVALK
- a CDS encoding SWIM zinc finger domain-containing protein; this translates as MNIHQFEKSVSKVILSRGKNYFKDGAIHSFEQIAVNAWRAKVIGTDDYFVYVELNGDTITESVCTCPFNGTCKHEIAMYFTIRGEINALKENNFTPFFQDKTKEELLVIISDILHENPLLLKKWLPQQNKQSKILTIDEAEIRILRRLNPFIRKQYLDESQVGTAFEGLYEVLDEIETIVNENPLHALDLVLHCVETLWPIEDYCEMWIYDMITEAMYATFDVVIESIDTKEDAIKLTQHLLSKFNLYALMNKPNVFLFEGAVAISKLADSKDYLLETLHKRYETSNNPDLLKLLELHVVKEVGTEEELEAYYTMSSLPEEVRTEVIQAAVERNKLDEALSLCADGIESAETSKDYKNQWLFTAFNIHGILGNPIAQRTIAFELMANGRMEEYQMMKDIYQKDVTAWQEIMDELFLVFEEQEERPYHYVYILEAEGRFEKLLSYCEENKQRILRFGQALQPHFPTEVETLHTLLLLETAEVANNRETYRTLAVILSRMRDIGYDERAEELKVYLIKSYPRKKAMHEELNGYIFY
- a CDS encoding cation acetate symporter produces the protein MSYTAIFFFVAIVGLTLVITWWASKRTSSASDFYTAGGGLTGWQNGLAISGDYLSAASFLGIAGSIALFGFDGFFFSLGYLVAYLVVLYIVAEPLRNLGRFTLADMITARFDKAKVRGTAALSTITIVLFYMIAQLVGAGALIQLLLGIDYWMAVLLVGVMMTVYVLFGGMTATSWVQIIKACLLMLGTVIISFLVLAKFDFSIATMFSQMATVTEHGEAYLNPGLRYTDGIDTISMLIALVLGTAGLPHILMRFFTVKDAKTARSSVIWATWIVGLFYVLTIFLGFGAAAFVGKDAIIAANPAGNMAAPLLAKALGGDILFSFVCAVAFATILAVVAGLVLSGASALSHDIYGQIIKKGKVTEKEQVKAARIGSIIISIVSILLALGAQTLNVAFLVSLAFCIAASSNLPVIIFTIYWKRFNTTGAVSAMLTGLISALVLVAVSPNVWNAVEGKAIFVGEPLIMLTNPAIISVPLGFIGGFVGTLLSKEKDEAKYREVEVKAQTGISVQDASH
- the plsY gene encoding glycerol-3-phosphate 1-O-acyltransferase PlsY — its product is MINAVIFICAYLLGSIPSALWIGKIFYKTDIRQQGSGNLGTTNTFRVLGKKPGIAVLLMDILKGTAAVLLPLLPIFDNSTIHPLILGIVAAVGHMFPIFASFRGGKAVATSAGIILGYQLPLFLILLVVFLIALKLTKMVSFASLTASSAAIIYVIVYWFVEGEVALLILVAFLAGFIFYRHRENIKRIKNGTEPKIKGF
- a CDS encoding YitT family protein, which gives rise to MKSNQALYWRCTFFLAGIIVLSLGIALTIKGQMLGVGSWDVLHIGLSNKLGLTVGTWSIILGLIILAIDAMFSKRLPKVGTYLDMFLTGIFMDIFLLFLPDAHGWLEQSIAFIMGVILLGLGCGMYMVANIGIGPRDTLMLLLVHRVGWSVTRARTTMEVSVAIIGFALGGPVGIGTVFMAFGLGPIVQWALKLNEKLFYRATGVESAVI
- the parE gene encoding DNA topoisomerase IV subunit B; this encodes MVKNQTGISYNEDAIQVLEGLEAVRKRPGMYIGSTDSRGLHHLVYEIVDNAVDEALAGFGNHIIVKIHGDNSISVRDFGRGMPTGMHKMGKPTPEVIFTVLHAGGKFGQGGYKTSGGLHGVGSSVVNALSVFLEVTIHREGQIYRQRFENGGKPVTSLDTLGKSKEVGTLVHFLPDPSIFSVTKYNYDTLAERLRESAFLLKGLKIELIDERGEGQQDVFHYENGIEAFVTYLNEEKDVLHPVKYVEGILQEIEVEFAFQFNDAYSETILSFVNNVRTRDGGTHETGAKSALTRAFNEYARKVGLLKEKDKNLDGSDIREGLTAIISVRIPENILQFEGQTKGKLGTSEARAAVDTVVSEQLMYVLEENAELSSSLVRKAIRAQQVREAARKARDDARNGKKKKSSTLLSGKLTPAQSKNAARNELYLVEGDSAGGSAKQGRDRTFQAILPLRGKVINTEKAKLQDIMKNEEISTIIHTIGAGVGADFTVADAAYDKVVIMTDADTDGAHIQVLLLTFFYRYMRPLIEAGKVYIALPPLYKVSKGSGKKQIQEYAWTENELAAAINKIGKGYILQRYKGLGEMNADQLWDTTMNPETRTLIRVKIEDGARAERRVTTLMGDKVEPRRKWIESNVNFGMEEDASILENEFIQHEEVNE
- the parC gene encoding DNA topoisomerase IV subunit A, with the translated sequence MSFVEKFQDLPLEEVMGDRFGRYSKYIIQDRALPDTRDGLKPVQRRILFAMFNEGNTNEKPFRKSAKTVGNVIGNYHPHGDSSVYEAMVRMSQDWKSRHMLIEMHGNNGSVDGDPPAAMRYTEARLSSIAAEMLRDLNKNTVEFVPNFDDQDMEPTVLPSRFPNLLVNGATGISAGYATDIPPHNLQEILDAVLMRLDNKDCTVDELMTIVKGPDFPTGGIIQGIDGIKKAYETGKGKIIVRSRTEIEALKGNKEQIVISEIPFEVNKANMIRKMDELRVNDRRLDGISEIRDESDRDGLRIVIELKKDVPAQGILHFLFKSTDLQVSYNFNMIAIHNRRPTMMTLPLMLDAYIGHQKEIILRRSKFDLKRAQDRLHIVEGLMKMISILDEVIETIRGSKDKRDAKNNIIEKFSFTEVQAEAIVSLQLYRLTNTDITELQNEQAELDELVVKLTAILDDEKKLIRVIKSELLDIKKRFALPRMSTIEAEIEEIKINRDVLVPSEEVVVTVTKDGYVKRTSLRSHNASNGKDFAMKESDFLLYEANLNTQHHLLLFTSKGNYIYQPVHELPDIRWKDLGQHISSIVPIDTAEEIIQVIGIETFEQPDKYIFTATKEGQIKRSALADYVVTRYSKPIKTMNVKGEDEMIFAALVTEQEEVLLSTNTSYTIRFPMNDLPVTGAKTAGVKGIIIKDGEHLAAIAILNPSSDEELIIVTQRGAVKRMLLNEVELGNRAKRGVVILKELKSNPHRIFTILVVNFRNSITVETEKGVQETIQVTNLTRADRYSNGSLRIDTEGDGALIRAYVVHKE
- the metA gene encoding homoserine O-succinyltransferase, producing the protein MPINIPKQLPAGELLKKEKIFVMEEDRAKTQQIRPLNILVFNLMPEKEKTELQILRLLGNTPLQVDVTFLNTATYESKNVSKSHLDTFYQTFEEIKHRRYDGMIFTGAPVEKMAFEEVGYWQEITKVMDWADKNVTSIMYICWGAQAALYHHFGIGKFELPKKCSGVYSHVITDLTTDLVRGFSDEYVAPHSRHTSVSIDEVRANPNLRLLSYSDEAGVFIVQSKNNKHIMITGHLEYDATTLSDEYFRDIEKDPEHTEIPVNYFPNNDPLQTPKNSWRAHSHLLFYNWLNYYVYQETPYVWHYVDENLDYHI